In Armatimonadota bacterium, one DNA window encodes the following:
- a CDS encoding ferritin-like domain-containing protein, which translates to MDDATQQLVSLLSEAGQLEYRAVIHYSRYAQEIEDPELARDLREIGQMEVRHSHQLMGIIIALGGLPEWELPPPPWFASVEDIIRSSLEGEQRALQQYDRCLEVATDPELRERLERIKRDEHCHIERLTQLLENLTGKQAPADGAA; encoded by the coding sequence ATGGACGACGCCACGCAACAACTGGTTTCCCTGCTGTCCGAGGCGGGTCAGCTCGAGTACCGCGCCGTCATCCACTACAGCCGCTACGCCCAGGAGATCGAGGACCCGGAGCTGGCGCGGGACCTGCGTGAGATCGGGCAGATGGAGGTGCGCCACTCGCACCAGCTCATGGGCATCATCATCGCCCTCGGCGGCCTGCCCGAATGGGAGCTGCCCCCGCCCCCGTGGTTCGCCAGCGTCGAGGACATCATCCGCTCCTCGCTCGAGGGCGAGCAGCGCGCCCTCCAGCAGTACGACCGCTGCCTGGAGGTCGCGACAGACCCCGAGCTGCGCGAGCGCCTGGAGCGCATCAAGCGCGACGAACACTGTCACATCGAGCGCCTGACCCAACTGCTGGAGAACCTGACGGGCAAGCAGGCGCCCGCCGACGGCGCGGCCTAG
- the ald gene encoding alanine dehydrogenase has translation MLIGVPRETKDGEKRVAITPAGVTALRQHGHEALVEAGAGRGSGYEDEDYCVAGGAIAATADAVWARAEVVLKVKEPLPSEYARLRPELVLFTYLHLASSEPLTRALLDSGVTAIGYETVQTDAGALPLLVPMSEIAGKMSVQIGARYLEADFGGRGVLVGGVPGVPPAEVVIIGCGVVGINAAKVAMGLGAHVTILDVDHERLRYLDDIMHGNVITVYSNSFNIARAAGYADLLVGAVLVAGARAPKLVTADMVRAMKRGAVIVDVAVDQGGCVETIRPTSHSQPTYVEHGVIHYGVPNIPAAVPRTATHALTNATLPYVLDLADYGLDDALARNPALARGLNLRTGEIIHPAVAEAFNSGDSRLNY, from the coding sequence ATGCTGATCGGGGTTCCACGCGAGACCAAGGACGGGGAGAAGCGGGTCGCCATTACCCCGGCCGGCGTCACCGCTCTGCGCCAGCACGGGCATGAGGCGCTGGTGGAAGCGGGGGCGGGGCGGGGCAGCGGCTACGAGGACGAGGACTACTGCGTCGCCGGCGGGGCCATCGCGGCGACCGCGGACGCGGTCTGGGCGCGCGCCGAGGTGGTGCTCAAGGTCAAGGAGCCGCTGCCCAGCGAGTACGCCCGGCTGCGCCCGGAGCTGGTGCTCTTCACCTACCTGCACCTGGCGTCATCGGAGCCGCTGACGCGCGCGCTGCTCGATTCCGGCGTCACCGCCATCGGCTACGAGACCGTGCAGACGGATGCGGGCGCCCTGCCCCTGCTGGTGCCCATGAGCGAGATCGCGGGGAAGATGTCGGTGCAGATCGGCGCGCGCTATCTCGAGGCCGACTTCGGCGGCCGCGGCGTGCTGGTGGGCGGGGTGCCGGGGGTGCCGCCGGCGGAGGTGGTCATCATCGGCTGCGGGGTGGTGGGCATCAATGCCGCCAAAGTCGCCATGGGCCTGGGCGCCCATGTCACCATCCTCGACGTTGACCACGAGCGCCTGCGCTACCTCGACGACATCATGCACGGCAACGTCATCACCGTCTATTCCAATTCCTTCAACATAGCGCGCGCGGCGGGCTACGCCGACCTGCTGGTGGGGGCGGTGCTGGTGGCGGGGGCGCGCGCGCCCAAGCTCGTGACCGCCGACATGGTGCGCGCGATGAAGCGCGGCGCGGTGATCGTGGATGTGGCGGTGGACCAGGGGGGATGCGTGGAGACGATACGGCCCACCAGTCACTCGCAGCCGACTTATGTCGAGCACGGGGTCATCCACTACGGGGTGCCCAACATCCCGGCCGCGGTGCCGCGCACTGCCACCCACGCCTTGACCAACGCGACTCTGCCTTACGTCCTCGATCTCGCGGACTACGGCCTTGACGACGCCCTCGCGCGCAACCCCGCCCTGGCGCGCGGGCTCAACCTGCGCACGGGGGAAATCATCCACCCGGCGGTGGCTGAAGCCTTTAATTCCGGGGACAGTCGACTTAATTATTGA
- a CDS encoding transposase → MPGVPHHVTQRGNRGMDVFFSDADRAAYLRLLGECSAEHGADLFAYCLMSNHVHLVLSPQREDSLALAVGWTHFHYTRRVNFRKDWRGHLWQGRFHSCALDDAHCLRAIRYVELNPVRAGLVEQPEQWPWSSAPAHLNHAPDPVLAPRPWRTEELDWAEFLSQGTSEADLTQVRRKTRTGRPLGESGFIEQLESQLGRQLRCRKPGPKGPRKP, encoded by the coding sequence GTGCCAGGCGTACCTCATCATGTCACCCAGCGCGGCAACCGCGGCATGGACGTTTTCTTCAGCGACGCTGACCGCGCCGCCTATCTCAGGCTGCTCGGGGAATGTAGCGCCGAGCACGGCGCCGACCTTTTCGCCTATTGCCTGATGTCGAATCACGTGCATTTGGTTCTGTCGCCACAGCGCGAAGACAGTCTCGCCCTGGCCGTCGGCTGGACGCACTTTCACTACACTCGGCGGGTGAACTTCCGCAAGGACTGGCGCGGGCATCTGTGGCAGGGGAGGTTCCATTCCTGCGCGCTGGATGACGCGCATTGTCTGCGAGCGATTCGCTACGTCGAGCTTAATCCCGTGCGCGCCGGGTTGGTTGAGCAACCTGAGCAGTGGCCCTGGTCAAGCGCCCCGGCGCATCTCAACCATGCCCCTGACCCGGTGCTCGCGCCGCGGCCGTGGCGGACTGAAGAACTCGACTGGGCGGAGTTCCTGAGTCAGGGCACATCGGAGGCCGACCTGACGCAGGTGCGACGCAAGACCCGGACTGGCCGGCCCCTGGGCGAAAGTGGGTTCATCGAACAACTGGAATCCCAGCTCGGCCGGCAGCTTCGCTGCCGCAAACCGGGGCCAAAGGGGCCGAGAAAGCCGTAA
- a CDS encoding GNAT family N-acetyltransferase, whose product MENIEVRRVTQNDAVFLQQLMSSDQIMAILHEVPRSVDVWADAIIEWDNDPDEENYIICDEGMPIGWLGINGLSSESKQVFIKVIALLPTHQGRGIGQYVIKEMIENLRLRGFASLELYTDLSNVRAQRCYHRCGFEMSEKTGQKMSNGTMVDRCKMELSL is encoded by the coding sequence ATGGAGAATATCGAGGTCAGGCGAGTAACCCAGAACGATGCGGTGTTCCTACAACAACTCATGAGCAGTGATCAGATAATGGCGATACTACATGAGGTCCCCAGATCCGTAGATGTTTGGGCAGATGCCATAATCGAATGGGACAACGATCCAGATGAGGAGAACTACATAATTTGTGATGAAGGTATGCCGATAGGCTGGCTGGGTATAAATGGTCTTTCATCTGAAAGTAAGCAAGTGTTCATAAAAGTGATTGCATTGCTCCCGACGCATCAGGGACGGGGAATTGGTCAGTATGTTATTAAGGAGATGATTGAAAACTTGCGCTTGAGAGGTTTTGCGTCTCTTGAGCTTTATACTGACCTTAGCAATGTGCGCGCACAGCGTTGTTATCATAGATGTGGTTTTGAAATGTCCGAAAAGACGGGGCAAAAGATGTCGAACGGAACCATGGTGGATCGCTGTAAAATGGAGCTGTCTCTTTAG
- the rlmN gene encoding 23S rRNA (adenine(2503)-C(2))-methyltransferase RlmN, with amino-acid sequence MPSMPFVCGLLPHEFEQLLSDRGHEPYRARQVLRWVYQRGARGFADMSDLPQALRDELGRQAAVHPLTAVARRPARDGGVKLVLRLPDGAHIETVIMPYPRRRTACISSQVGCAYGCAFCATGGMGFERDLTAAEIVGQLLLARADDDERRLSNVVFMGMGEPLANYDALVKAVRIILDPACLGFGARHVAISTCGLPPEMRRLAREGLGVHLAVSLNAPDDDLRSRLMPVNRRHPLASVVAAARDFAAHTGRKVAFEYCLLAGVNDAPAQAAALAQRLRGLPCMVNLIPYNQARGAFARPAPAVMRAFRAELERRGVEVAVRRSFGEEVAAACGQLAAGRPNCGDSRLNCD; translated from the coding sequence ATGCCTTCCATGCCTTTCGTGTGCGGCCTGTTGCCCCACGAGTTCGAGCAGCTCCTGTCCGACCGCGGGCACGAGCCCTATCGCGCCCGCCAGGTCCTGCGCTGGGTATACCAGCGCGGGGCGCGCGGCTTCGCGGACATGAGCGACCTGCCGCAGGCGCTGCGGGACGAGCTGGGACGACAGGCGGCGGTGCACCCGTTGACCGCGGTTGCGCGGCGCCCGGCCCGCGACGGCGGCGTCAAGCTGGTGCTGCGCCTGCCCGACGGCGCTCACATCGAGACGGTGATCATGCCCTACCCGCGCCGTCGCACCGCCTGCATCTCCAGCCAGGTGGGGTGCGCCTACGGCTGCGCGTTCTGCGCCACCGGCGGCATGGGTTTCGAGCGCGACCTCACCGCCGCCGAAATCGTCGGGCAATTGCTCCTCGCGCGCGCGGATGATGACGAGCGCCGGTTGTCCAATGTCGTGTTCATGGGCATGGGCGAGCCGCTCGCAAACTACGACGCGCTGGTGAAGGCGGTGCGCATCATCCTCGACCCGGCATGCCTCGGTTTCGGCGCCCGCCACGTCGCCATCTCCACGTGCGGGCTGCCGCCGGAGATGCGCCGCCTGGCGCGCGAGGGGTTGGGCGTGCACCTGGCGGTATCGCTCAATGCGCCCGACGACGACCTGCGCAGCCGCCTGATGCCGGTCAACCGCCGCCATCCGCTGGCCTCGGTGGTCGCCGCCGCGCGCGACTTCGCCGCCCACACCGGACGCAAAGTAGCCTTCGAGTATTGCCTGCTGGCGGGGGTCAACGACGCGCCGGCCCAGGCCGCCGCCCTCGCCCAGCGGCTGCGAGGCCTGCCGTGCATGGTCAACCTCATCCCCTACAACCAGGCGCGCGGCGCCTTCGCCCGCCCCGCGCCTGCGGTTATGCGCGCCTTTCGCGCCGAGCTGGAGCGCCGGGGGGTGGAAGTCGCGGTGCGCCGGTCCTTCGGCGAAGAGGTGGCGGCGGCGTGCGGGCAGCTGGCGGCTGGCCGCCCTAATTGTGGGGACAGTCGACTTAATTGCGATTGA